One window from the genome of Choloepus didactylus isolate mChoDid1 chromosome 2, mChoDid1.pri, whole genome shotgun sequence encodes:
- the LRIF1 gene encoding ligand-dependent nuclear receptor-interacting factor 1 isoform X1, whose amino-acid sequence MSNNLQRVFLKPTEENSGNASHCVSGCMYQVVQTIGSDGKNLLQLLPIPNSSGNLIPLVQSSIMSDALKGKTGSPVHVTFQTQISSSSTSASVQLPVFQPASSSKYFLTRTVDTAEKVRVTSVGTENFTSSVSKIQSHGVKIDGLTMQTFALPPSSTQNDSSCILVNTQSVPMTVKSPVLPSGHHLQIPAHAEVKSVPASSLPPSVQQKILATAATSTSGTAEASQIPTVIYVSPVNTVKNIVTKNFQNIYPKPVTEVAKPVILNTTQIPMNAATETQLKSGQHSPAAPVKWIFQENLQPCTPSLVPVKSSNNVASKILKTFVDRKSLGDNTINVPPLSTVSPSGTQSKSMPIKDNALVMFNGKVYLLAKKGSDIQPSQIDQQNSVSPGIPPRKDTSQIVSSSPVTEISGKVVNIVLAKSKSSQMETKSLPNTQLASMAHLRAEKNKKLEKLSLSTPNPHNMNQSINYLKQSKTLFTKPVETDGFSTGQNAPRKGNIIQSIEQISSSLDATTVTSQQCLFRDQEPKIQNEMASTLKKGTQERYDKKEYQGRSNKAPCLKNDAELKKIFGLTKDLRVHLTRIPDHLGSGEGLDDSFSSLVKSDTYKEIGFMVQEEERKQGFDKKRKAKAIKKMNYTKKRKTESAFNTVVNGEINVTSSQLLSSILPTSDVSQHNILTSHNKTREEKKTEVEHCAHDNQQKGTLSSNAAFEQSDSFNKNYYTEDVFPMTPPELEETTRDEKIRRLKQVLREKEAALEEMRKKMHQK is encoded by the exons TGTTTCAGGCTGCATGTACCAAGTAGTTCAGACGATTGGCTCGGATGGAAAAAATCTTCTGCAATTACTTCCAATTCCTAATTCCTCTGGAAATCTTATACCACTAGTTCAATCTTCAATCATGTCTGATGCTTTGAAAGGGAAAACAGGAAGCCCAGTTCATGTTACTTTTCAGACTCAGATTTCCAGCTCTTCCACAAGTGCATCAGTTCAGTTGCCTGTCTTTCAGCCAGCCAGTTCTTCAAAGTATTTTCTTACAAGAACAGTAGATACAGCAGAAAAAGTTAGAGTTACTTCTGTGGGAACTGAAAATTTTACCTCATCTGTTTCTAAAATTCAGAGTCATGGTGTGAAAATCGATGGACTTACCATGCAAACATTTGCTCTTCCTCCCTCCTCAACACAAAATGATTCATCTTGTATTTTAGTAAATACCCAGAGTGTTCCAATGACTGTGAAGTCTCCAGTTTTGCCTTCTGGGCATCATTTACAGATTCCAGCCCATGCTGAAGTGAAATCTGTACCAGCATCGTCGTTGCCTCCTTCAGTTCAGCAAAAGATACTTGCAACTGCAGCCACAAGTACCTCAGGAACAGCTGAGGCCTCCCAAATACCAACCGTTATTTATGTATCTCCTGTAAATACAGTGAAAAATATAGTTACCAAGAACTTTCAAAATATCTATCCGAAACCTGTTACAGAAGTAGCAAAGCCAGTGATATTAAATACCACACAAATTCCAATGAATGCTGCTACAGAGACACAATTAAAAAGTGGCCAGCATTCTCCAGCTGCTCCAGTGAAATGGATTTTTCAAGAAAATCTACAGCCTTGCACTCCATCTCTTGTTCCTGTTAAGTCTTCAAATAATGTGGcttcaaagattttaaaaacttttgtagaTAGGAAAAGTTTGGGAGATAATACTATAAATGTGCCACCATTGAGTACTGTCAGTCCTAGTGGGACACAATCCAAAAGTATGCCTATTAAAGATAATGCTTTGGTCATGTTTAATGGAAAAGTCTATCTATTGGCTAAAAAGGGGTCAGATATTCAGCCTTCACAAATTGACCAACAGAATTCTGTTTCCCCTGGTATTCCTCCAAGAAAAGACACATCACAGATAGTGAGTTCAAGTCCAGTCACAGAAATATCTGGAAAGGTTGTAAATATTGTTTTGGCAAAAAGTAAATCTTCCCAGATGGAGACAAAATCACTTCCGAACACCCAACTTGCTTCTATGGCCCATCTAAGGgcagagaagaataaaaaattggAGAAACTATCACTTTCTACCCCAAACCCACATAATATGAACCAATCCATTAACTACTTAAAACAGAGTAAGACTTTATTCACAAAGCCAGTCGAAACAGATGGATTTAGTACAGGACAAAATGCCCCCAGAAAAGGAAATATCATCCAGAGCATAGAGCAAATAAGTTCCTCTCTTGATGCAACAACTGTTACTTCACAACAGTGTTTATTCAGAGACCAAGAACCAAAG ATCCAGAATGAGATggcatcaacattaaaaaaaggTACTCAAGAAAGATATGACAAGAAAGAGTATCAAGGAAGAAGTAATAAAGCACCATGTCTGAAGAATGATGCTGAATTAAAAAAGATATTTGGTCTTACTAAAGATTTAAGAGTGCACCTTACTCGAATTCCTGACCATTTGGGCTCTGGAGAAGGTCTTGATGATTCCTTTAGCAGTTTGGTGAAGAGTGATACTTATAAAGAGATAGGGTTTATGGtccaggaagaagagagaaaacag GGTtttgataagaaaagaaaagcaaaagccaTTAAGAAGATGAATtacacaaagaagagaaaaaccgAGAGTGCTTTTAACACGGTCGTAAATGGGGAAATTAATGTCACCAGCTCCCAACTCCTTAGCAGTATTTTACCAACATCAGATGTGTCACAGCATAACATTCTCACAAGCCACAACAAaaccagagaggaaaagaaaactgaggtaGAACACTGTGCTCATGACAACCAGCAGAAAGGCACGTTGAGTTCAAATGCAGCTTTTGAACAAAGTGAttcctttaataaaaattattatactgAAGATGTTTTCCCCATGACACCACCAGAGTTAGAAGAAACCACTCGGGATGAAAAAATAAGAAGACTTAAgcaggtgctgagagagaaagaagcagctcTTGAAGAAATGCGTAAGAAGATgcaccaaaaataa
- the LRIF1 gene encoding ligand-dependent nuclear receptor-interacting factor 1 isoform X2, whose product MYQVVQTIGSDGKNLLQLLPIPNSSGNLIPLVQSSIMSDALKGKTGSPVHVTFQTQISSSSTSASVQLPVFQPASSSKYFLTRTVDTAEKVRVTSVGTENFTSSVSKIQSHGVKIDGLTMQTFALPPSSTQNDSSCILVNTQSVPMTVKSPVLPSGHHLQIPAHAEVKSVPASSLPPSVQQKILATAATSTSGTAEASQIPTVIYVSPVNTVKNIVTKNFQNIYPKPVTEVAKPVILNTTQIPMNAATETQLKSGQHSPAAPVKWIFQENLQPCTPSLVPVKSSNNVASKILKTFVDRKSLGDNTINVPPLSTVSPSGTQSKSMPIKDNALVMFNGKVYLLAKKGSDIQPSQIDQQNSVSPGIPPRKDTSQIVSSSPVTEISGKVVNIVLAKSKSSQMETKSLPNTQLASMAHLRAEKNKKLEKLSLSTPNPHNMNQSINYLKQSKTLFTKPVETDGFSTGQNAPRKGNIIQSIEQISSSLDATTVTSQQCLFRDQEPKIQNEMASTLKKGTQERYDKKEYQGRSNKAPCLKNDAELKKIFGLTKDLRVHLTRIPDHLGSGEGLDDSFSSLVKSDTYKEIGFMVQEEERKQGFDKKRKAKAIKKMNYTKKRKTESAFNTVVNGEINVTSSQLLSSILPTSDVSQHNILTSHNKTREEKKTEVEHCAHDNQQKGTLSSNAAFEQSDSFNKNYYTEDVFPMTPPELEETTRDEKIRRLKQVLREKEAALEEMRKKMHQK is encoded by the exons ATGTACCAAGTAGTTCAGACGATTGGCTCGGATGGAAAAAATCTTCTGCAATTACTTCCAATTCCTAATTCCTCTGGAAATCTTATACCACTAGTTCAATCTTCAATCATGTCTGATGCTTTGAAAGGGAAAACAGGAAGCCCAGTTCATGTTACTTTTCAGACTCAGATTTCCAGCTCTTCCACAAGTGCATCAGTTCAGTTGCCTGTCTTTCAGCCAGCCAGTTCTTCAAAGTATTTTCTTACAAGAACAGTAGATACAGCAGAAAAAGTTAGAGTTACTTCTGTGGGAACTGAAAATTTTACCTCATCTGTTTCTAAAATTCAGAGTCATGGTGTGAAAATCGATGGACTTACCATGCAAACATTTGCTCTTCCTCCCTCCTCAACACAAAATGATTCATCTTGTATTTTAGTAAATACCCAGAGTGTTCCAATGACTGTGAAGTCTCCAGTTTTGCCTTCTGGGCATCATTTACAGATTCCAGCCCATGCTGAAGTGAAATCTGTACCAGCATCGTCGTTGCCTCCTTCAGTTCAGCAAAAGATACTTGCAACTGCAGCCACAAGTACCTCAGGAACAGCTGAGGCCTCCCAAATACCAACCGTTATTTATGTATCTCCTGTAAATACAGTGAAAAATATAGTTACCAAGAACTTTCAAAATATCTATCCGAAACCTGTTACAGAAGTAGCAAAGCCAGTGATATTAAATACCACACAAATTCCAATGAATGCTGCTACAGAGACACAATTAAAAAGTGGCCAGCATTCTCCAGCTGCTCCAGTGAAATGGATTTTTCAAGAAAATCTACAGCCTTGCACTCCATCTCTTGTTCCTGTTAAGTCTTCAAATAATGTGGcttcaaagattttaaaaacttttgtagaTAGGAAAAGTTTGGGAGATAATACTATAAATGTGCCACCATTGAGTACTGTCAGTCCTAGTGGGACACAATCCAAAAGTATGCCTATTAAAGATAATGCTTTGGTCATGTTTAATGGAAAAGTCTATCTATTGGCTAAAAAGGGGTCAGATATTCAGCCTTCACAAATTGACCAACAGAATTCTGTTTCCCCTGGTATTCCTCCAAGAAAAGACACATCACAGATAGTGAGTTCAAGTCCAGTCACAGAAATATCTGGAAAGGTTGTAAATATTGTTTTGGCAAAAAGTAAATCTTCCCAGATGGAGACAAAATCACTTCCGAACACCCAACTTGCTTCTATGGCCCATCTAAGGgcagagaagaataaaaaattggAGAAACTATCACTTTCTACCCCAAACCCACATAATATGAACCAATCCATTAACTACTTAAAACAGAGTAAGACTTTATTCACAAAGCCAGTCGAAACAGATGGATTTAGTACAGGACAAAATGCCCCCAGAAAAGGAAATATCATCCAGAGCATAGAGCAAATAAGTTCCTCTCTTGATGCAACAACTGTTACTTCACAACAGTGTTTATTCAGAGACCAAGAACCAAAG ATCCAGAATGAGATggcatcaacattaaaaaaaggTACTCAAGAAAGATATGACAAGAAAGAGTATCAAGGAAGAAGTAATAAAGCACCATGTCTGAAGAATGATGCTGAATTAAAAAAGATATTTGGTCTTACTAAAGATTTAAGAGTGCACCTTACTCGAATTCCTGACCATTTGGGCTCTGGAGAAGGTCTTGATGATTCCTTTAGCAGTTTGGTGAAGAGTGATACTTATAAAGAGATAGGGTTTATGGtccaggaagaagagagaaaacag GGTtttgataagaaaagaaaagcaaaagccaTTAAGAAGATGAATtacacaaagaagagaaaaaccgAGAGTGCTTTTAACACGGTCGTAAATGGGGAAATTAATGTCACCAGCTCCCAACTCCTTAGCAGTATTTTACCAACATCAGATGTGTCACAGCATAACATTCTCACAAGCCACAACAAaaccagagaggaaaagaaaactgaggtaGAACACTGTGCTCATGACAACCAGCAGAAAGGCACGTTGAGTTCAAATGCAGCTTTTGAACAAAGTGAttcctttaataaaaattattatactgAAGATGTTTTCCCCATGACACCACCAGAGTTAGAAGAAACCACTCGGGATGAAAAAATAAGAAGACTTAAgcaggtgctgagagagaaagaagcagctcTTGAAGAAATGCGTAAGAAGATgcaccaaaaataa
- the LRIF1 gene encoding ligand-dependent nuclear receptor-interacting factor 1 isoform X3, protein MASTLKKGTQERYDKKEYQGRSNKAPCLKNDAELKKIFGLTKDLRVHLTRIPDHLGSGEGLDDSFSSLVKSDTYKEIGFMVQEEERKQGFDKKRKAKAIKKMNYTKKRKTESAFNTVVNGEINVTSSQLLSSILPTSDVSQHNILTSHNKTREEKKTEVEHCAHDNQQKGTLSSNAAFEQSDSFNKNYYTEDVFPMTPPELEETTRDEKIRRLKQVLREKEAALEEMRKKMHQK, encoded by the exons ATggcatcaacattaaaaaaaggTACTCAAGAAAGATATGACAAGAAAGAGTATCAAGGAAGAAGTAATAAAGCACCATGTCTGAAGAATGATGCTGAATTAAAAAAGATATTTGGTCTTACTAAAGATTTAAGAGTGCACCTTACTCGAATTCCTGACCATTTGGGCTCTGGAGAAGGTCTTGATGATTCCTTTAGCAGTTTGGTGAAGAGTGATACTTATAAAGAGATAGGGTTTATGGtccaggaagaagagagaaaacag GGTtttgataagaaaagaaaagcaaaagccaTTAAGAAGATGAATtacacaaagaagagaaaaaccgAGAGTGCTTTTAACACGGTCGTAAATGGGGAAATTAATGTCACCAGCTCCCAACTCCTTAGCAGTATTTTACCAACATCAGATGTGTCACAGCATAACATTCTCACAAGCCACAACAAaaccagagaggaaaagaaaactgaggtaGAACACTGTGCTCATGACAACCAGCAGAAAGGCACGTTGAGTTCAAATGCAGCTTTTGAACAAAGTGAttcctttaataaaaattattatactgAAGATGTTTTCCCCATGACACCACCAGAGTTAGAAGAAACCACTCGGGATGAAAAAATAAGAAGACTTAAgcaggtgctgagagagaaagaagcagctcTTGAAGAAATGCGTAAGAAGATgcaccaaaaataa